In Torulaspora delbrueckii CBS 1146 chromosome 1, complete genome, one genomic interval encodes:
- the VPH2 gene encoding Vph2p (similar to Saccharomyces cerevisiae VPH2 (YKL119C); ancestral locus Anc_2.453), translating into MFEIELNDIIKSSLKSAKESESRKERCSEIESILDSGCISINAMIEYYDEYWKSRISLKHLLSPLQFKFKTKHVPGSRYSPEFKRELEKLDLRQQESSYQELVKKSNLNGSAYGADTDSLTPSQMAKEIREQITTVFNVLVSVVSVVFAVWYWSGSSTWLPLHYRVILCLFFGILILVAELVVYNSYLRKISDAKEKERAKIEKKKVVKEIVI; encoded by the coding sequence ATGTTCGAGATAGAATTGAATGACATAATCAAGTCGAGCCTGAAAAGTGCAAAAGAAAGTGAGTCCAGGAAGGAGAGATGTTCTGAGATTGAGAGTATCTTGGATAGTGGTTGTATCTCGATCAATGCGATGATTGAATACTACGACGAATACTGGAAATCCAGGATATCCTTGAAACACTTGCTATCGCCCTTGCAGTTTAAATTTAAGACAAAGCATGTTCCAGGATCTCGCTATAGTCCTGAATTTAAAAGAGAAttagagaaattggatttGAGACAGCAGGAAAGCTCGTACCAggaattggtcaagaagagcaatTTAAATGGTAGTGCATATGGAGCCGATACAGACTCCCTCACTCCATCACAGATGGCCAAGGAGATAAGAGAACAGATAACCACCGTATTCAACGTGCTGGTCAGTGTGGTGTCCGTGGTGTTTGCCGTGTGGTACTGGTCAGGCAGTTCAACTTGGCTGCCACTACATTATCGGGTGATATTGTGCTTGTTTTTCGGAATTCTCATTCTAGTTGCAGAATTGGTTGTTTATAATAGctatttgagaaagatcagCGATGCAAAGGAGAAGGAACGGGCCAAAatagagaagaaaaaggtTGTAAAGGAAATCGTAATATGA